Genomic segment of Agrobacterium larrymoorei:
TAGAGAAACAGCAGGAAGATGCCGGAATAGAGCGCAAGCTTATGCTGGCGGAACTGCCACCACATCAGTTTCCATTGAGATGCCCTGCCCACCATGGCAAGGCCGCTCGTGGCTGGCTCTACCAGATACGGATCGAAAGGGGCGGTTGAGACGTAATGCGGCAGCGGCTCGCCGGGCTTCGGAATGGACGAAGTCATTTGACGTTACCACCTCCGAAGCGGATGCGAGGATCGAGAATGGCGAGCGCAATATCTGAAATCAGCACGCCGATGACGGTGAGGAACGCGAGGAACATCAGGAACGAGCCTGCCAGATACATGTCCTGGCTCTGAAGCGCACGGATCAGCATCGGGCCGGTCGTTTCCAGTGACAGCACGACGGCGGTGATTTCCGCGCCCGAGATGATTGCGGGCAGGATGGAGCCGATATCCGAAATGAAAAAATTCAGCGCCATGCGCAGCGGATACTTGGTCAGCACCTTGAAAGGATGCAGGCCCTTGGCGCGTGCGGTGACGACATATTGCTTCTGCAATTCATCCAGCAGATTGGCGCGTAGACGCCGGATCATGCCTGCCGTTCCCGCCGTGCCGATGATCAGGACGGGGATCCACAGGTGTTCCATGATGGACTTGAACTTGTCCCAGCTCATCGGCTGGTTGAGATATTCACGGTCCATCAGGTGGCCGATAGAGGTGCCGAACCAGATATTGGCGAAATACATCAGGATCAGGGCCAGCATGAAATTCGGAATGGCGATGCCGAGCAGACCGACGAAGGTGAGGCCATAATCGCCCCAGCTGTATTTGTGCGTGGCGGAATAGATGCCGATGGGGAAGGCCAGAATCCAGGTCACGATGATGGTCACGAAGGACACCAGAACCGTTAGCCACAGCCGTTCCCCCACCACTTCGCTGACGGGAAGCTGGTATTCGAAGGAGTAACCGAAATCGCCGACGAGCATGCCCGTTGCCCATCTGGAATAGCGGATGGGCGCGGGCTGATCGAAGCCGTAGCGGACGCGCAGTTCCTCGATTTCGGCCATGTTGGCCGTCTCGCCCATGGCGCGCATTTCGGCAACATAGCTTTCGAAGTAATCTCCCGGCGGAAGCTCGATGATGGTGAAGACTAGCATCGAGATCAGGATCAGCGTGGGGATCATGACGAGCAGGCGCCCTAGGATATATCTGAGCATATCATGCGCTCCCGTCGTACCAGAACGCGTCCGGCATGTAGACACCGAGATAAGAGGTCGGCTCGAAACCGTAGAGCGCTTTTTCCGGCACGTTCTTCATCTTCGCCGTGTGAACGATAGGCTGAAGCGCGCCGTTGACGATGCCGATGGAAAAGACCTGCTGCGTGTAGAGCGTCAGCATTTCCAGCCAGATGGCCTTCCGCTCTTCATCGGTGATACTGCGACGCCACTTCTTGAAAAGCTCCAGCAGGCGAATGGCTTCCGGCAGATCCGGCTCCTTGCCCTCGCGACCGCCGGAAAGATAGTGAATGCCCCAGACCGGCCATTGCAACTGGTCGTCACCCGTGGGAGCAAGGCCTGAGGGCAGCATGTCGGCGTTGGGAATTGCATTGTCCATTCCGAACCAGACGGACATCATCACTTCACCGCCCATGGCGCGCTTGCGGAAGACATCGCGCTGCGTCGGACGGCTGGAAAGGGAAATGCCCACCTTGCGCCAATGGTCCGTCACGAGCTCCAGCACGTCGGTTTCCAGCGTGCTCTCGCCGGATGTTTCAACGATGATATGGGCCAGCCTGCCATCGGGAAGCAGGCGAATGCCCTTGTCGTTGCGGTTGGTGAGGCCCGCCTCGTCCAGAAGCCTGTTGGCCAGATCCGGATCGAACTGCGCCCATGCCGTCGCAAATTCCGGGCGGAAAAGCGGGCTTTCCGGCAGCACGGTATCGGCGCTCTCCTTGGCCAGCCCATAGAAGCAGACCATGTTGATTTCGTGCCGGTTGATCGCGACCGACAGCGCGCGTCGGATGTTTGCGTCGCGGAAGAGATTGCGCCAGCCTTCGTCGGCGCAATTGAGGTTCGGCAGCAGGCAGACGCGCGATCCCTGGCTGCGCTTCCACAATTTGACCGTCAGCGGATAGCGATCCTCTGCATCCTTCAGGAAGGTGTAATCGTTGAAATCCAGTCCCATGAACTGGAGATCGCTGTCGCCCGAGGCGGTTTTCGCCGCGATGATTTCCGACGAGGTGACGTTCAGAAGGAAACGGTCGAGATAGGGAAGCTGCAAGCCGTTCTCATCGACGCGGTGATAGTAGGGATTGCGCTCGAAGATGAATTGCTCCGCAGGTGGCGCATTGATGACGCGCCATGCATCGAGTGTCGGCAGGTCCGGGTTTTCCGGGCGCAGTTGGCGCGACATCTTGATGTGCAGGCTGCTCCAGTCATCGACCTTGTTCTTCTTCATCAGCTTGGCGAGCTTTTCTTCGCTCTGATACTTGATGTGGAACTGCTTCATATAGGCAGCGGGCAGGAAGACGCGCGCCGGCGTAGCCCCGGCAAGTTTCGCCAGAAAATCCGGGTTCGGACCGTCCCAGGTATAGCGCACCGTCAGCTTGTCGATGACTTCGACCACAGGCGGCTTGCTATAGACCAGAAGCTCGATGGGCGGGCCGCCCTTGTGAATTTCCAGATTGAGAGCCACATCTTCCCAGAAATAACGGAAATCTTCCGAGGTGAATTCGCTGCCATCGGACCACTTGTGGCCTTCGCGCAGCTTCAGCGTGAAGATGCGCTCTTCATCGACGGTGTAGGATTCGAGAATATCCGGCTGGAAGTCGAAATGCTCGTCATAGCCAACGAGGCGGGCATAGCTGTTGATCGGCATCAGGCGGATATCGCGCTGGCCGCCGATCAGCATCCGCACGGTGCCGCCATGCTTCCCGGGCTCGCGGCCCATTTCCTTCAGGTTGATGACGCGCGGGTTCTTCGGCAGTCGCTGGTCCAGCGGCGGCAATTCGCCCTTGTCGCGTTTTTCCTTGAAGAAATCCGCATCCGTATAGGCGGCAAACGCTTTCCAGGGTGCAAAGACGGAGGCCAGAAGCGCAAGTGTGGTGCGGCGCGTAATCACGAACGTAACTCCCGAACATCCGCATTGGAATTGGCAAGCACGAGATGCCCCCCGCCCAGATCGGCCGTAATCAAACTGCCATCCTGTTCATCGCGGAACTGTTTGCCCCAGTCGAACTTGCCGGTCGCGCTGATTTTTCCAATCGTGTTGAAATCCAGCGGGCGGTCGAGATCGGGGAAGGGAACGGCTGCCAGCAGCGACTTGGTGTAGGGGTGAACAGGGTTGCGCATCAGCGTTTCGCGCGGCGCAAGCTCCACGATCTTGCCCTCGCACATTACCGCAACCCGGTCTGCCATGTAATCCACCACGGCCAGATTGTGGGAGATAAAGAGGTAGGTAAGGCCAAGGTCCTTCTGCAAATCCTTGAGGAGATTGAGAATTTGCGCCTGAACGGAAACGTCGAGTGCGGAAACAGGCTCATCGCAGATCAGCAGTTCCGGTCCGAGCATCAAGGCGCGGGCGATGCCGATACGCTGGCGCTGCCCGCCGGAAAAGCTGTGCGGATAACGGTTCAGCGCGCTGTCACCAAGGCCAATTGCGCGCAGCAGGTTCTTCACGCGGGCAGAGCGATATTTCGAATCGCCGCGACCATGGATTTCCAGCGGTTCGCTCAGGATATTGCCGACTGTCATACGGGGCGACAGAGACGAGATCGGGTCCTGGAACACCATCTGAATTCGGGTGCGCAACTCGCGTAGATCGCCATCCCTGGCGTTCAGAACGTCGATATCGCCGTTTTTGCTGTGGAAAGTGATCGAACCTTCATCCGGCTTCACGGCGCGCATCAGTATTTTGCTGACCGTGGTCTTGCCGCTGCCGCTTTCCCCGACAAGGCCGAGGCACTCACCGCGCATGATATCGAAGCTGACACCATCCACTGCCTTTGTGGCGCTTGATTTGCCGGAGGTGAACCAGCTGGATTTGCGGGTGGTGAAGGTCTTGCTGATGTTGTCGACGCGCAGAAGGACGCCAGGCGCCTTGTCCACCGTCGCTGTCTTCTTGCCGATCAGGCTTTCCTTGTCGATGGTCACTTCACGCAGCGCCTTCAGCCGCTCGCCGGGCTTCATGTCGAAATGCGGAACCGCAGCCATCAGGCCCTTAAGATAGGGGTGCGAAGGCGCGCGGAAAATGTCATCCACCGTGCCCGCTTCCATGATCTCGCCCTGATAGATGACAGCAACCTCGTCGGCGATATTGGCAACGACGCCAAGATCGTGGGTAATGAGCAGCATGCTCATATTGAGCCGGCTTTGCAGGTCGCGCAGCAGTTTCAGGATTTGCGCCTGAATGGTCACATCGAGCGCTGTTGTCGGCTCATCCGCAATCAGAAGGGCAGGGCGACAGATCAGCGCCATGGCAATCATGGCGCGCTGGCGCATGCCGCCTGAAAGCTCGAACGGGTACATCTGGCAAATCTTGGCGGGCTTGGCGAAGCCCACGAGATCCAGCGTTTCCTCTATCTTCTCCTGCCGCTCTTTCGGCGACAGAACGGAGTGGATGCGCAATGCCTCATCGATCTGGTTGCCAATCGTGTGGAGCGGCGAAAACGATGTCATCGGCTCCTGAAAAATGAGGCCGATGCGGTTGCCACGAATGGCGCGCATGGGCTTTCCATCCGGCTCCAGCTGTAAGAGATCAGTCGGGCGTTCGCCGGGGCGCTTCGGGTCGGAAAAGAGAACGCGCCCGTTCACACTCGCGGTGCGGGGCTGGATGCCCATGATTGTCTGGCCGATGACGGATTTGCCCGAGCCGGATTCCCCGACAAGTGCCGTGACCTTGCCCGGCAGAATGCGGAGGCTGGCATTGCGGACGGCGTCGATTTTTCCGCCCATAATGGAAAAAGAGACTTGCAGATTTTCGATGCGAAGCAAATCTGCGTCTGCACTCATGCCAAGAACCCCTTGCCGCCTTGTTTCTTATTTCGCGGCCATTAACCTTCACGTTATCGCACGCTACAAGCTCTGTCCATGCTCTTGAAACCATGAAAATTTCAGGCATCCGAGATGTTCTTTATGCTTGCAGGACAACATCTATTTCGAAGATATGTCGGACTTATTAAGGTCAGGAACGCTCCATGCCAGACAAGGCTTATTTTGATGCGAAGCTTGCAGAAATCCGGCATTTGGTGGCTGAGCGCAATTTCGATGAGGCCGAAAGCCGTCTCCAACTTTTAAGCGAGGAGAGTGACCAGCACTTTATGGGTGAGCAGACGGCGCTCGGCCTGCCGCGGAAGCTCCATTCCGCTCATCTGCGGCTTGAGAAGGCGAGGGGAGATGTGCTTCGCCGAGCCGGCTATCAATATCTTCTGGTCCCTCCGGTGGAAACCTTCGAGCCCTATGGTCGATTTTCGTCCGAGGAGAGGAAGCTCATTGCCGCCAAGAACCGCGAAGCGGTGCCGCGTGTCATTCATCAAATCTGGATCGGCGACAGAGACGTTCCGCCCGCGACCGAAGCTTGGGCGGCGCATGCGAAAGCCAACGGCCTGACCTACCGGCTTTGGCGGGAGGAGGATCTGGCGCGTGAAGGGATCAGCACCGATCCGGTCTTTCAGCGGATGCTTTCCGAGAAGGATTTTCCCGGCGCGGTGGATGTGGCGCGCTATGTCATCCTGTCCCGCTTCGGCGGCATTTATCTCGACTGCGATTTTTACCCGGCGCGCGATGATGCCAGCTTTTTCGATGTTCTACCGATGATCGGCCTGACGGCCTTTGCCGAGGATACGCCGCGCCAGACAGGCAGAGGAAGCGTGCTGTTCGCCAATTCCTTCATCGCTGCGCCTGCGGGGCATCCGGTCTTCGAGCGAATTTTGCAGGCACTGCCGGATATTCTTCAGCACCTGCCGCGCGCACCTGCCTGGTGGGCAACGGGGCCGCTGATCTTTACCGTCGTTGCACGCGCAGGCTCCGTTTCTCTCGCCAATGCAGATTTCGTCGCAGCCGCTCTTCCAGATCGCGCGCCATTCAGCGCCGTAGAGGACGCCCGTGCGAAAGCGGGAGCGGAAAATGACGGGCTTCTGATCGCCTGGAAATCATGGTGACGGGTTCGCGATAAGCTCTCTCGATGAACGCCAGCGGCAGCCGGGGTGATTGGCTGTCAGGGAAAACAGGCGCTCGAGAAAACTCCACACCGCTTCATCATGATCGAGATGATGGGTGAGGATGCCCGCCGTTCGACCAGCGGGCTGAGCAACGGATATACGCTCGGCGGTTTCGGCAAAGAGCAGATCGTGGTCTTTGCCACCTCTCGTCCCGCGCCAGTCTATGACGTCGATATGGGTATTTAGAAGCGTTATCGGACTTTCTTTCTCCGGCCCATAGACCGAAAGTGCTGTAAAGCCAATGTCATTCAGGCCATCGATGATGTCCTGATCGATCCGGTTCCATGGCGGAACGAGCATGGGCACGAAACGGCTCGGGTGGAGTGCCCGTAATTTTGAAAACCCCGCTTCCAGTTCACCAAGAACGATGTCCCTGCCACGGTGCAGCCCAAGCTCGCGCTTCTTCTCATCCGGCCCCGCATGGTTCTTATGCGCCCAGCCGTGGACTGCGATGTGGATGTCGGTCGTGCCACTCAGCTTCTTTGCCAGCGCCTCACCCGTCGGCTCGGGAATGACGGCGAGGGTCATGGGAACGGCGTAGGTTTGCGAAAGTGCCAGCAGACGATCAAGTGCCAAGGTTGGCTGCGTCGCATCGTCGTCGCGGAGCCAGAGATCGGCAACTCTGCCCTCGTTAGCGAGCTGATCGAGCGTTTCGAGAAGCCGTTTTTCCGTCATGCCCTGTTTCCTTGAACCGCTTGCAAAATCTTATCCAATGTCGCCGCCGCTTTCTGAAGGGAGCGTTCCTGTGTGGCGAAGTGGCGTGCATTATCGGCCAGCCGCTGCCGTTTTTCTGCATTCGTCAACAGGGACGCGATGGCATCCGCAAATATCTGGCTTTGCCCCGGCGGGGTCAGGATGCCGGTCTTCCCGTCAGAAACGACCTCCGGCACACCCGCTATGTGTTCCGCAATCACGGGCAGGCCTGCCGCCTGCGCCTCCAGATAGGCAAGACCATAGGCCTCTCCGTGCCCCGGCCATACATACAACGATGCGTGAGAGAGAATATTTGCGATCTGCTGAGGATTCTTCTCGCCGTGCCAAACCAGCCGATCAGATGCGATGCCGTCGAAGAGCCTGTGCACTGCGTCGCGTTCAGGCCCATCGCCGATGATCTCCAGCGTCCAGGCCAGCGCCTGAGGCAGCAATTCGAGTGCTTTTGCCAGCGCCGCGTAGCTGCTGACCTTATCACCCGCCCGCATCATCGCCACCGTTGCCATGCGGCCTGTGGCCGGTGCCGGGGTCTGATGTTCAAACAGAGAGGCGTCGATAAAGGGCGGCAGCATCTCGGAGCGGATGGCTGGATCGGCCTTGATAAGACCTTCGCGATCACGATGGGTGAAGCAGATATTGACGGCTGCAAAGCGCAGGTCGCCCAGCAGCTTGGCCTGCACATCCGCCCATCCAGAGGCATTGCGCTTCGGCGAGTATGAGGCTTCCGCAGTGGTGTAGGGGATGCCGAAACGCTTGCAGAGTTCAGGTCCGAGCAGATCGAGAGCCTTGTAATAGGGATGATAGCAGAACCAGATATCCGGCTTTGCTGTCTGGCTCCACAGCGCTGAAATCCGCTCGATTTCACCTGTTGCGTCGCATCCCAGCGCATCTGCCTCTTCGCCGTCAGGTTGACGCAGGAAGGTTCGGAGCTCCGACACTACATCGACCTCGTGACCGGACAGCTGCATCGCCTGCATGAGCAGCCGCGCCATCAGCCGGTCGCCGGAGGGCACGGGATGGTTCGGTGACTTCAGCGGGCAGTAGAAGGCGATTTTCATGGCAGCGAGTTGTGCGTCTTCGCTCAACACTTCGTCAACCGGAATTTAAGATGCCCCTGCCTTGACACCTTGGGTGTTCTCGCCCAACTGATGAGCATGTTTCCTTCATGCGCGGGGCGCAAAACGCTTTGACTTCCTCTCCAAACGCACAGCAACTTCTCGAACTCATTCAGTCGAAAAAGGCTAGGGCCGGTGTTATCGGGCTTGGTTATGTGGGCCTTCCGCTGGCCATGACGATTGCCAATTCCGGCTTCAGGGTTACGGGTTTCGATATCGATCCGGCCAAGATCGAGGCTGTCGAAGCGCGCAAGAGTTATATTGAAGCGGTGCCGGACGATATTCTTGGCACCGCTTGCGAGAATGGTACCTTCGAGGCGACCTGCGATTTTTCCAGGCTTGGCGACTGCGATGTCATCGCGATATGCGTTCCCACGCCACTGACAAAGTATCGCGATCCCGATCTTTCCTATGTCGAGAACACCTGCCGTGAGATCGCAAAGACCCTTCGCCCCGGGCAGCTGGTGGTTCTGGAATCGACGACCTATCCCGGCACGACCGATGGCATCGTCAAGACGATACTGGAAAAGACCGGCCTGAAATCGGCTGAGGATTTCTTCCTTGGCTTCTCACCGGAGCGCGAAGATCCCGGCAATCGGGATTTCCAGACCTCGACCATTCCGAAGGTGGTTGCGGGTGATGGACCGGATGCCGCCGAGTTGATGACTGCTTTCTATGGCTCAGTGGTCAAGACCGTCATTCCGGTCTCGACCAATGCCACAGCCGAGGCGGTAAAGATCACAGAAAACGTGTTTCGTGCGGTCAACATCGCGCTCGTCAACGAACTCAAGGTCGTTTACGAGGCCATGGGCATCGACATCTGGGAGGTTATCGACGCAGCCAAGACGAAGCCTTTCGGCTATATGCCGTTTTATCCGGGTCCGGGTCTTGGCGGACATTGCATCCCCATCGATCCATTCTACCTGACCTGGAAATCCAAGGAATATGAACTGCCGACGCGCTTCATCGAGCTTGCCGGGCAGATCAACACCGGCATGCCGCGCCATGTCGTTGGGCGGTTGGCAGAGGCGTTGGACGTGCATCGGGGCAAGGCGCTCAGCCGTTCCAAGGTGCTTGTCCTCGGTCTTGCTTACAAGAAAAACGTGCCGGATATTCGTGAAAGCCCGTCACTGAAGCTGATCGAGCTCATTCTCGAGCGCGGCGGCGAGGTTGCGTTTCACGACCCTTATGTGGCGGAAATTCCGAAGACCCGCGAATACAGCCATCTTATGGGCATGAGATCGGCGGATTGGAACAGGGACAGCATCTCAGCTTATGACGCCGTGCTCGTTGCGACCGATCACGACAACGTCGATTACCAGCAACTGGCCGATTGGTCGCCGCTGATTATCGATACGCGCAACGCCTTTGCGCGCCGTAACATCAGTGCGGGCCATATTCTCAAGGCTTGATAGGACAGGATTTTCATGAGCAGACTGGACAGTTTCATCCGCCGCCTCAGCGCCCAGCGCGATATTCTCAATCATGTCCAGGGTGATCTCGATCTTCCTGTCGATGGGCCGGTCATGGAGATCGGGCTTGGCAATGGTCGCACATTCAATCATCTGCGCGAGTTGTTTCCCGATCGCCGTATCGTTGCCTTCGACAGGGCCATGGGAGCGCACGCATCTTCGGTGCCAGAGGATGGCAATCTCGTCATCGGTGAAATCGACCAGACGGCAAAGGACTGGGTCGGTATCGGAGCGGCGCTCGTTCATGCGGATATTGGCACCGGCTATGACGAGAAGGATGCGGTGACGCTGACATGGCTTCCGCAGATCGTGGCGGGAATGCTGGCATCCGGTGGCATCGCGGTCAGCGGGCTCCCGCTTCAGGAGCCGAGCCTCAACCCACTGCCGGTTCCCCCATCGGTGCCAAGAGACAGATATTTCCTTTACAGGAAAATCTGACGCCACTCGCGTCCGACGATTTACAGGAAACGCTTGCTTTCTTCCTCTGAGATTAGGAACACTTTCATTTCGGAGCTGCGCCCACGAATGGGTATGGTTCTGCTCTGAAGCGCGTCCAGTGTGTGGGCAGTTTGCACCATCGCCGGTTCGGATATGACGATGGATGCGCCGAACTCCTTGGCGGCGGTTTCCAGGCGGCTGGCGACATTCACCGTGTCGCCGATGGCGGTGAGATTTTTCGCCGCCCCGTAGCCCATGATACCGACGATGGAGGGGCCTGCGTGGATGCCGATGGCAACGCGCAGGCGCACGGCAAATTGCTTCTCGAGCTCCTCGTTCAGCTTATCGATATCGCGAAGAATATAGGCGGCTGCCTTCAGGGCATCCGCAGAAGCGGCACCTGCATTTCCTTCCAGCCCGAACAGTGCCATCGCGCCATCGCCGATGAATTTATCGATGCGCCCGCCTGCCTGCTCCACGGATTGTCCGACCACGGTAAAGTAGCGGTTCAGCAGGAACACCATGTCGTAGGGTAGGCGCGATTCCGAAA
This window contains:
- a CDS encoding ABC transporter substrate-binding protein — encoded protein: MITRRTTLALLASVFAPWKAFAAYTDADFFKEKRDKGELPPLDQRLPKNPRVINLKEMGREPGKHGGTVRMLIGGQRDIRLMPINSYARLVGYDEHFDFQPDILESYTVDEERIFTLKLREGHKWSDGSEFTSEDFRYFWEDVALNLEIHKGGPPIELLVYSKPPVVEVIDKLTVRYTWDGPNPDFLAKLAGATPARVFLPAAYMKQFHIKYQSEEKLAKLMKKNKVDDWSSLHIKMSRQLRPENPDLPTLDAWRVINAPPAEQFIFERNPYYHRVDENGLQLPYLDRFLLNVTSSEIIAAKTASGDSDLQFMGLDFNDYTFLKDAEDRYPLTVKLWKRSQGSRVCLLPNLNCADEGWRNLFRDANIRRALSVAINRHEINMVCFYGLAKESADTVLPESPLFRPEFATAWAQFDPDLANRLLDEAGLTNRNDKGIRLLPDGRLAHIIVETSGESTLETDVLELVTDHWRKVGISLSSRPTQRDVFRKRAMGGEVMMSVWFGMDNAIPNADMLPSGLAPTGDDQLQWPVWGIHYLSGGREGKEPDLPEAIRLLELFKKWRRSITDEERKAIWLEMLTLYTQQVFSIGIVNGALQPIVHTAKMKNVPEKALYGFEPTSYLGVYMPDAFWYDGSA
- a CDS encoding glycosyltransferase family 32 protein, producing the protein MPDKAYFDAKLAEIRHLVAERNFDEAESRLQLLSEESDQHFMGEQTALGLPRKLHSAHLRLEKARGDVLRRAGYQYLLVPPVETFEPYGRFSSEERKLIAAKNREAVPRVIHQIWIGDRDVPPATEAWAAHAKANGLTYRLWREEDLAREGISTDPVFQRMLSEKDFPGAVDVARYVILSRFGGIYLDCDFYPARDDASFFDVLPMIGLTAFAEDTPRQTGRGSVLFANSFIAAPAGHPVFERILQALPDILQHLPRAPAWWATGPLIFTVVARAGSVSLANADFVAAALPDRAPFSAVEDARAKAGAENDGLLIAWKSW
- a CDS encoding ABC transporter permease is translated as MLRYILGRLLVMIPTLILISMLVFTIIELPPGDYFESYVAEMRAMGETANMAEIEELRVRYGFDQPAPIRYSRWATGMLVGDFGYSFEYQLPVSEVVGERLWLTVLVSFVTIIVTWILAFPIGIYSATHKYSWGDYGLTFVGLLGIAIPNFMLALILMYFANIWFGTSIGHLMDREYLNQPMSWDKFKSIMEHLWIPVLIIGTAGTAGMIRRLRANLLDELQKQYVVTARAKGLHPFKVLTKYPLRMALNFFISDIGSILPAIISGAEITAVVLSLETTGPMLIRALQSQDMYLAGSFLMFLAFLTVIGVLISDIALAILDPRIRFGGGNVK
- a CDS encoding glycosyltransferase family 4 protein; this translates as MKIAFYCPLKSPNHPVPSGDRLMARLLMQAMQLSGHEVDVVSELRTFLRQPDGEEADALGCDATGEIERISALWSQTAKPDIWFCYHPYYKALDLLGPELCKRFGIPYTTAEASYSPKRNASGWADVQAKLLGDLRFAAVNICFTHRDREGLIKADPAIRSEMLPPFIDASLFEHQTPAPATGRMATVAMMRAGDKVSSYAALAKALELLPQALAWTLEIIGDGPERDAVHRLFDGIASDRLVWHGEKNPQQIANILSHASLYVWPGHGEAYGLAYLEAQAAGLPVIAEHIAGVPEVVSDGKTGILTPPGQSQIFADAIASLLTNAEKRQRLADNARHFATQERSLQKAAATLDKILQAVQGNRA
- a CDS encoding ABC transporter ATP-binding protein; translation: MSADADLLRIENLQVSFSIMGGKIDAVRNASLRILPGKVTALVGESGSGKSVIGQTIMGIQPRTASVNGRVLFSDPKRPGERPTDLLQLEPDGKPMRAIRGNRIGLIFQEPMTSFSPLHTIGNQIDEALRIHSVLSPKERQEKIEETLDLVGFAKPAKICQMYPFELSGGMRQRAMIAMALICRPALLIADEPTTALDVTIQAQILKLLRDLQSRLNMSMLLITHDLGVVANIADEVAVIYQGEIMEAGTVDDIFRAPSHPYLKGLMAAVPHFDMKPGERLKALREVTIDKESLIGKKTATVDKAPGVLLRVDNISKTFTTRKSSWFTSGKSSATKAVDGVSFDIMRGECLGLVGESGSGKTTVSKILMRAVKPDEGSITFHSKNGDIDVLNARDGDLRELRTRIQMVFQDPISSLSPRMTVGNILSEPLEIHGRGDSKYRSARVKNLLRAIGLGDSALNRYPHSFSGGQRQRIGIARALMLGPELLICDEPVSALDVSVQAQILNLLKDLQKDLGLTYLFISHNLAVVDYMADRVAVMCEGKIVELAPRETLMRNPVHPYTKSLLAAVPFPDLDRPLDFNTIGKISATGKFDWGKQFRDEQDGSLITADLGGGHLVLANSNADVRELRS
- a CDS encoding class I SAM-dependent methyltransferase, whose product is MSRLDSFIRRLSAQRDILNHVQGDLDLPVDGPVMEIGLGNGRTFNHLRELFPDRRIVAFDRAMGAHASSVPEDGNLVIGEIDQTAKDWVGIGAALVHADIGTGYDEKDAVTLTWLPQIVAGMLASGGIAVSGLPLQEPSLNPLPVPPSVPRDRYFLYRKI
- a CDS encoding nucleotide sugar dehydrogenase — encoded protein: MRGAQNALTSSPNAQQLLELIQSKKARAGVIGLGYVGLPLAMTIANSGFRVTGFDIDPAKIEAVEARKSYIEAVPDDILGTACENGTFEATCDFSRLGDCDVIAICVPTPLTKYRDPDLSYVENTCREIAKTLRPGQLVVLESTTYPGTTDGIVKTILEKTGLKSAEDFFLGFSPEREDPGNRDFQTSTIPKVVAGDGPDAAELMTAFYGSVVKTVIPVSTNATAEAVKITENVFRAVNIALVNELKVVYEAMGIDIWEVIDAAKTKPFGYMPFYPGPGLGGHCIPIDPFYLTWKSKEYELPTRFIELAGQINTGMPRHVVGRLAEALDVHRGKALSRSKVLVLGLAYKKNVPDIRESPSLKLIELILERGGEVAFHDPYVAEIPKTREYSHLMGMRSADWNRDSISAYDAVLVATDHDNVDYQQLADWSPLIIDTRNAFARRNISAGHILKA
- a CDS encoding polysaccharide deacetylase family protein gives rise to the protein MTEKRLLETLDQLANEGRVADLWLRDDDATQPTLALDRLLALSQTYAVPMTLAVIPEPTGEALAKKLSGTTDIHIAVHGWAHKNHAGPDEKKRELGLHRGRDIVLGELEAGFSKLRALHPSRFVPMLVPPWNRIDQDIIDGLNDIGFTALSVYGPEKESPITLLNTHIDVIDWRGTRGGKDHDLLFAETAERISVAQPAGRTAGILTHHLDHDEAVWSFLERLFSLTANHPGCRWRSSRELIANPSP